The following proteins come from a genomic window of Platichthys flesus chromosome 1, fPlaFle2.1, whole genome shotgun sequence:
- the hdgfl3 gene encoding hepatoma-derived growth factor-related protein 3 isoform X2: MARPRPREYKAGDVVFAKMKGYPHWPARIDELPEGAVKPPANKYPIFFFGTHETAFLGTKDLLPYKEYKDKFGKSNKRKGFNEGLWEIENNPRVKFTGYQAIQQQNSSETEEGGNTADGSSEGEEGDSVEEEDDKEKLQEDKTGSKQKKTAPSQKSSKLSRISSAEDDLQKDRKDEDQKSGSEGEDPDNDIIQNTTDSKNVLLIEEH; the protein is encoded by the exons ATGGCTCGACCACGGCCGCGGGAATACAAGGCAGGAGATGTGGTTTTCGCTAAGATGAAGGGATACCCGCACTGGCCAGCGAGG ATTGATGAGCTTCCAGAGGGAGCTGTCAAACCACCTGCCAACAAGTATCCCATCTTCTTCTTTGGGACCCATGAAAC TGCATTTTTAGGCACCAAGGATCTTCTGCCGTACAAGGAGTATAAGGACAAATTTGGCAAGTCCAACAAGAGGAAAGGCTTCAATGAGGGCCTGTGGGAGATCGAGAACAACCCCAGAGTCAAGTTCACAGGCTATCAG GCCATCCAGCAACAGAATTCATCTGAGACAGAAGAGGGGGGGAACACTGCTGATGGCAGCAGTGAGGGCGAGGAGGGTGACTCTGTtgaggaggaagatgacaaGGAAAAGCTGCAGGAAGATAAGACAGGatccaaacagaaaaaaacagcccCCTCCCAG AAGTCCTCCAAGCTGTCAAGGATCTCATCTGCAGAGGATGACCTGCAGAAGGACAGGAAAGATGAAGACCAGAAGAGCGGCTCAGAGGGAGAAGACCCTGACAACGACATCATCCAAAATACCACCGACAGTAAG
- the hdgfl3 gene encoding hepatoma-derived growth factor-related protein 3 isoform X1, giving the protein MARPRPREYKAGDVVFAKMKGYPHWPARIDELPEGAVKPPANKYPIFFFGTHETAFLGTKDLLPYKEYKDKFGKSNKRKGFNEGLWEIENNPRVKFTGYQAIQQQNSSETEEGGNTADGSSEGEEGDSVEEEDDKEKLQEDKTGSKQKKTAPSQKSSKLSRISSAEDDLQKDRKDEDQKSGSEGEDPDNDIIQNTTDKCAAHRRTLRRKA; this is encoded by the exons ATGGCTCGACCACGGCCGCGGGAATACAAGGCAGGAGATGTGGTTTTCGCTAAGATGAAGGGATACCCGCACTGGCCAGCGAGG ATTGATGAGCTTCCAGAGGGAGCTGTCAAACCACCTGCCAACAAGTATCCCATCTTCTTCTTTGGGACCCATGAAAC TGCATTTTTAGGCACCAAGGATCTTCTGCCGTACAAGGAGTATAAGGACAAATTTGGCAAGTCCAACAAGAGGAAAGGCTTCAATGAGGGCCTGTGGGAGATCGAGAACAACCCCAGAGTCAAGTTCACAGGCTATCAG GCCATCCAGCAACAGAATTCATCTGAGACAGAAGAGGGGGGGAACACTGCTGATGGCAGCAGTGAGGGCGAGGAGGGTGACTCTGTtgaggaggaagatgacaaGGAAAAGCTGCAGGAAGATAAGACAGGatccaaacagaaaaaaacagcccCCTCCCAG AAGTCCTCCAAGCTGTCAAGGATCTCATCTGCAGAGGATGACCTGCAGAAGGACAGGAAAGATGAAGACCAGAAGAGCGGCTCAGAGGGAGAAGACCCTGACAACGACATCATCCAAAATACCACCGACA